In Miscanthus floridulus cultivar M001 chromosome 8, ASM1932011v1, whole genome shotgun sequence, the sequence CTTCTCCTTATGATTCCACACTGTTATCAGTTTACACCAATCGTCTACTAACTTCAGTTGCGCTAGACTAAAGATtctgtttccttttttttctgattgtctgtTTGATTCTACAACTTACATTCTGCCGTTTTTTCTGATATATTCCAGACTTTGATATGTTTTGTCGCTATGTAGACATATGACCAACCTTCTGCACTATGTAGGTACTGCATGCTGGCAGTGGTAACAAAAATGCATTCAAAACACTAATTGCCGCGGAATACAGTGGTGTCAAGGTTGAGCTGGCAAAGGACTTTCAAATGGGTGTTTCCAACAAAACTCCACAGTTCCTCAAGATGAACCCTATTGGGAAGGTATGAAAAATTCTGTATATGTTAAGACGGTGATAAAATAGTCCAGGATGTAAATCGGGCACTTCTTTGCAGGTTCCTGTCCTGGAGACACCTGATGGTGCTGTTTTTGAGAGCAATGCAATTGCAAGATATGGTAATTCAAATGTAGCAACCATTGGTTTGTTTAGTCTTCTGTTTGCATTTATTTGATTGGGCACTGAATTCTGTCATCTCCCTGAAGTTACTCGCTTGAAGGCTGACAACCCACTTTATGGATCTTCACTGATTGATTATGTGAGTGATGTTCCATATTCCATTCAAAATCATTTAATATTTTCTTGCATGCAATTTTTTGCTTAGATGTTTCTGTCTGTTTGAACCTGTGCTTGTTTCAGGCCCATATTGAGCAATGGATGGACTTTGCTACGACAGAGGTCGATGCAAACACTGGAAAGTGGTTGTACCCACGTATGGGTTTTTATCCCTATGCTGCTGTGGTATGTATTGCCATGTGGCTTACACTTTTTTCCTCAATAGCTTGATTGTAGTCTTATATTCTCATTTGCCCAACAGACAGAAGAATCGGCCATTGCTGCCTTGAAGAGAGCATTCGGTTCCCTGAacacccatcttgcatcaaacACATTCCTTGTTGGGCATTCAGTGACTCTTGCGGATATCGTTCTGACATGCAATCTTTATTTGGGCTTTAGCCGTATCTTGACTAAGAGTTTTACCTCAGAATTCCCTCATGTTGAGAGGTACTTCTGGACCATGGTTAACCAACCAAACTTCAAAAAGATCATTGGAGACGCGAAGCAGACAGAAGCTGTGCCACCTGTTCCAAAGAAGGCTGCTCCAGCCAAAGAGCAGAAGCCTAAGGAAGCCAAAAAGGAGGCCCCAAAAGAGGCCCCGAAGCCCAAGGTAGCTGAGAAACCAGCAGAGGAAGAGGAGGcaccaaagcctaagccaaagaatCCCCTTGATTTGCTTCCTCCAAGCAAGATGATTCTTGATGATTGGAAGAGGCTGTACTCTAACACGAAAACCAACTTCCGTGAGGTTGCTATTAAAGGTATGTTTGCTTGTTATCAAATTCCTGTTGAATTTTTTTAACAATGATTATGGTTACATAGTTTTAACAGTGATATGGTTTCTAGTTTTAACAATGATCATGGTTTATAGTTTGAACAATGATTATGGTTTATAGTTTTAACAATGATTATGGTTTATAGTTTTAACAATGATTGTGGTTACATAAGATATTACTAATTAGAAACATAAACTTTAGTAATTTTAAGCAAACATGTGCCTCAAGTTAAATAAGACAGCTGGTCAAGTTAAATAAGACAGCTGGGTTTGGCATATTCTTTTGGTGTTTTAAGCAGTTCCAAAATTTTGTTTTGATATGTTAGTACTGCAATGTACAAGTCAACTGAACTCAACTCCCATGTATTTTCAGGTTTCTGGGACATGTATGACCCAGAGGGCTACTCCCTGTGGTTCTGTGACTACAAGTACAATGATGAGAACACTGTGTCCTTTGTGACCATGAACAAGGTTGGTGGGTTCCTGCAGCGGATGGACCTGTGCCGCAAATATGCCTTTGGCAAGATGCTTGTGGTTGGCTCTGAGCCCCCTTTCAAGGTCAAGGGCCTCTGGCTCTTCCGTGGCTCAGAAATCCCCAAGTTTGTCATGGATGAAGTCTATGACATGGAGCTCTACGAGTGGACCAAGGTTGACCTCTCTGATGAGGCCCAGAAGGAGCGGGTCAATGCCATGATCGAGGACCAGGAGCCCTTTGAGGGCGAGGCCTTGCTGGATGCAAAATGCTTCAAGTGAGCCTCATCTCTTTGGAATGGTGCTGAGGAAAGAGTTTAGGTTTTTGGGTCCAATTCGAAAACAGCCATGAATGTTAATTTTGATATGGGCGTACTGGTTATTTTCTGTGCTATATGTTGAAGAGTTTTTGGCCATGGTAAGGGAAACTGGGGAATGTTGCACTCGCGTGCAATCTCTAGATTATTGCATTGGAATCGTTTATGACATGTGCATACCCTTCTCATAAACGTCACATTTACATATATTTATTCATTTACCGTGAAACTAGTGAATCCAGTGTGCGCTTTTTTTTCTTTTAGTACAGCACAGGCGCCTGGTGATTTATATCTTCCTCGGTGTCAAGTTCCGGGCTTACTTTTACTCTTTGGAGAAAAGAATGTAATCGTAAGGGATACCTGCGAAACGTGAGAACAAGGTAGTTGGCAGAGTTAACAGCAGTTTTTAATTGTTGTCATTATCATTAAACATAGTAAAAGACAGTTTATCATTATCATTAAATAAACAGAGTAAAAGACAAAAGACGGTTAGGACTTCGTTACACAAAGATGCGTTTGGTTGGAGAGCTAGATGTGATGGAATATGGCTCCATCTACTTTGTGAATAAAAAGTTATATGTCCAATGTTTGgcatatttaactttttaccattattatCAATGGCGACTCCTGAGATAGTAGCTTTAGGTTGGCCCTACGTTTTAAACATCggagagagaaaaacgatacACATTTATCACTTTTGCTCGCGTGGCACGCCAGGTCCGTTGTCCTTCTCGGATCCGAGTCAGCaggtgtaaggaaaatagaccctaggtccatttactttggattttggtgtttgataaccaacacaactaaattggactaataaatttgcaagtgattgttttgtagttcaatagggtgcaagacgtgacttggacgaaggcgatgtaacagaaccgaccaattatacgaaattaagtaaaaaaattatccgccagagcagacgatttagcaaacttaagcccgtataacccggtagtccgtgaaatcacgaaggatttcaaaccaactcacataccagccaagatcgtaataagtttagcggtcaccatcacaaattacataaaagttcgcatctcagatacatcagagtttaaacatagttattacaaaacgagttcaaatagaagtagcggaagtcatttattcaaaaccacacacactcacacggagttcaaatacagtgtcagctaatgatcatctccaacaaaagcatcagacgagacgtaaggaatgaccatgcccaagGTCCTAAGCATCatccatcgtaggataaaggcagttgatacagtagcacTAATACATCTgctcatctgcaacaagtgggaataaaaccctgagtacgagaaggtactcagctagacttacccgacataaccaaaaataattgacaccgaggattatgaagggctttatagtagggtagctgactcatttgcaaaaagaagcatttttagcatttcaagaaccttttcaaaagcattattgtcaagttaattattattaacatgtcgactacatttgcaccta encodes:
- the LOC136476033 gene encoding elongation factor 1-gamma 2-like — translated: MALVLHAGSGNKNAFKTLIAAEYSGVKVELAKDFQMGVSNKTPQFLKMNPIGKVPVLETPDGAVFESNAIARYVTRLKADNPLYGSSLIDYAHIEQWMDFATTEVDANTGKWLYPRMGFYPYAAVTEESAIAALKRAFGSLNTHLASNTFLVGHSVTLADIVLTCNLYLGFSRILTKSFTSEFPHVERYFWTMVNQPNFKKIIGDAKQTEAVPPVPKKAAPAKEQKPKEAKKEAPKEAPKPKVAEKPAEEEEAPKPKPKNPLDLLPPSKMILDDWKRLYSNTKTNFREVAIKGFWDMYDPEGYSLWFCDYKYNDENTVSFVTMNKVGGFLQRMDLCRKYAFGKMLVVGSEPPFKVKGLWLFRGSEIPKFVMDEVYDMELYEWTKVDLSDEAQKERVNAMIEDQEPFEGEALLDAKCFK